The genomic window ACACATATTTGTAgtgttatgttttatttacaaagaTGAAGGTATTAGCTGGTTCAATTTCAAGCAGATTGAGGTTTATTATTGCATAAGAATATACGTGGGATAATGCTTTATAAAGGAATCATTATGgtatattttgaacattatcaattatggataaataaatttattgctTAATACGACATCTAATGACACCAGAAGAACATGctgttcaatgaaaataaaagccgaAAGAAATGATGTGGCGATAGGACAGGCaacaaaaattcaatattaagtAACCAAAAATTCAAGACATTCACATAAATACACAATACACAAATACATtatacaaatctttaaaaagaattctTCAATCAGAAAAAGACATTTATGTACCGGTTTTTGTATTTTGCcagaattgttaaaaaaacgACGATGAAAACTTACCGATTGAATGCCAGCATTCGTGCACTTACATTCATGTATATCCTTGATGTTATGAATACTATGCGCCGTATAGAATGTCGTTTTTATTAAAAGCCGGAGAACTTATGTCCTTTCTCTACAGCTAGCTTTTTACATTAGTTTTACTCGAGTTTTAAATGATGATTAAatcatgatatgatattatagtTACTTTTGCATGGGATGTGtcatattattacatgtagtgCATTAAGAAAACTCAGATTTATGCATTTTTAGTTGATCTTTGCATAGAATTGCCCAGTGCACATATAACCTTAATTCTCGAAGATCCCACGTTTCATTTCCTAAATTAAGGAAATCTGAGGAGACGGCTGCTAGAGGACATTTTCTATGTAACTATATTAAAACCCAACAACTGTTTCCAAGCTTTCCTTAATGTGGGATTGGCAGTATCATGAATTCCCTGGTTGGAatcgaattttgaaaaaaaagagtaaTAATTCAACAGTAGAGAAAACAATTGAAAATCACTTACTTTTTTATGCCTTATACATTAATTTGTGAACCACGAACAAATTGTTTTAACAGCTCGTTCTACTTCTATGTGAAtaatgtatgcataaaacgggGACGTTCAATTGttcggtgggggggggggagaggggtTGGTTAATTGACAGTCTTCTATCTGTTTTATTTGAGATTCTTGTTTGGGACagtgataaaaattatatttagacAAGAGatcaataggccttaacggtcacctaaGTACAAAATGTAGCATACAAATCCTAAACGagcttgtcgaggagtctcatctattcatttaattggatttcattctggagtagaaaaaatataaatttgtaatgacgaccacctccctgcctgaaatctttcaataagaactatgaaacctataattttggtgaaaaactttataaatcataaaatcatgaattcagttttccctTCAGGtatgtgggagtaaagaagataatttttaaacattatatgcattaaacctatacatccattttggccctgccctagagtaaaaacccatactccaggggacatgaaatttaaaagtttaggggaggacttcctggtaaacataattataaggtacgtttttcatacagatgagCGAGaatagaaaagaagattttagaacattatatgcattaacaccatATTGCCATATTGCACCCCCCCCGCCATGCTCGGAAccactgacccaggggccatgaatttcacaattttagtaaagGAGtaagtggacatcataaccatgtattcagtttttgcccacatgtttAAGAGTAAAGAGGACGATTTGTGGACATTTTAATCATGCGTTtagttttttaacaaatgtatataggagtaaagaagattttctaagatttaatacatttttacaatatggccatattggccccatcTTAGAGGCAGAACCtttgacccaggggccatgaattttcaaattttggtagagggcataatggacatcataatcatgcatttcgtttttaacaaatacatatgggagtagagaagattttctaagatttaatacatttttttactaaatggccatattagccccaccctagagcctgaacccctgacccaggggtcatgaatttaacaattttggtagagggcttcatggacatcatgatcatgcatttagtttttaacaaatataaatgagagtagaaaagattttctaatatttaatacagttttactatatggccaaaTTGTCCCCACCCTAGAGGCAGAACCTATGACCCAGGGGCCAAGAATTTCACTATTTTGGAAGACGGCTtaatggacattataaccatgcaaccagttttttcctcacatatgTAGGAGtagagaataagatttttgaaaatttgagttAACTCAGTTTGACCTAAAAATAGATACGATGTACTCTACAACCACTTcctggtttgaaataaaatcaaaaagtttgtattttttccagTGACTTGAACAAAAAGAATTCGgacaatgtatatgtacatgtacataatcatTTTCAGTTTAGATTTTCATCCATGTCCGCTCCTTTAAATAGccatatatttcaattttatagaATAAGTTAAGGGAAGCAATTAAGGAAATTTTCAGAAACATTACATACAAAAATGTACCAAAAATGTGGTTCAACATAATAAGCTTGTATCATATTAATGAGAATtagtgttaattttttttgcttgcGAGGAATATTATCTagtatctttcaaaaataaaacagatcgAATGCTTGATACGACTAATCTGATAAAATAATTCGCTGaaaaaactttgcaaaaaagacATCACAATTCTTGGAGTTTCCAAACCAGGAAAATGATGGAAATTACAAATTTGCACTTTCGTTATCTGGCAATCTGGACGGAAACGTTCATAATAAACTTTCCATTAGTGAATTAGCGCAACATACAAAATTatgattatattgtatttttaactgCACTATCTATATTGTACGATAATGGATTGTACTCACTTGTTTCCCAACATTGACCATTCCCAGAAACAGAACTTGttcctttctttcttttcttctcCAAAGTATAAAGGAAGGTCGCATTTCTTCTGTAATTGCATCCATCAATGGAAAACAActaatttaattatataattatcatatGTAATTAAGATGATAAAGAACACCTTAAGATATCGATGTGAATGATGGAAATATTCGTCAgaatataataaaaagttttaataactATGCCAATGGAATTGTACGGTGTCATTAAATCAAGATCAGTAGCTGACCTTTCAATCcgttctacatgtacattgtatgctGTTTGCCATTAAGAGTGAAAACGataattttaaatgtgtttatatattgAGTTATCTCATATCATcttgaaatataattaaaacaccTTTTTAGAATGAAACTAAGACGCTGCGACAGACATTTGATAAAATAGCTGTAAAATTCCTACCTTTCTGTTTTGATCTTTTGGATGTTTCGAACAATGTAACTACTACAGCTTTTGAATCGCCTTTTTACTATTTGCTCTGCCTTTCTTCCTGATGGAAAAATAAGGTCACTGTCTCCAagatgaaaaatgttttgtgaAGAATGGAAAACGATATCTGTTAAGAGCAAAAATGGTTTTCTTCGGAATTTTTCCATATTAGTACAGTTACTGGGTATCAGCAAAGTGTGTTGTTCTATTTTATTAGGTCTATAGGTCGAGTTATAGATGTTTGCTTTCACTGTTACATCCAACAATGATATTTGAAGTTTCGAACTAAAGTTGGATACTTTTGTCAGGTTTTCAATTGTTAATCTATAACCTAAaagcattaaattaaaaaaaagaaagattataATCTCATAATATAGGATACATCATAAGCATATGAtaaacttatatttttaaatcacatttttaaGCGTTATGTGCAAGTAACAACTGACAGTGAAAATATTaagttcttttatttttatcggaTTTAgctataatatttaaacaacttGTTAATACATATACGTTTGTAAATTGGCTTCACCTGTAaaaatttaaggaaaaaaattgaagaattaacgattgataatttatattttaccaTTTGTTCTACACACGTCTGCTATGCTGTTTATGAATCTTTTTCTCTGTGGCGCTGACTGTGAACATAACGAACATACACCAGAGGTCTGTCTATCCATTTTTGTACGTGCAGGAAGGGACGTTGGACTGCTGCAACTATAAGATGAAGAGAATGTCATGGTACACATTGAAATATCAGTGTATATAAAAGAACATAATActcaaaatataaccaaatatGTTCAACGTTTTAAACTCAATCATCATAATATTTGACCAtcaattgtattatataatgaaaacaactaatttaaaagaataaaacatgtgatcaaaagaatttttgaaataagcAAGAAATAGAATTGGGATATGTtgattcttaaatttcttttaatgttttaacatCAGTATTTGTACAGCCCATTCGGTTTAATGCTCTTTTAAATACTGGATAAACAGATTCAGACAATAAGATATAGACCGATATCATCTTAAAGCAAATCTTCAGCAGTTATAGTTTTTGAAGAACCTGAGGTACTAGGACATACTAATTCATTtgacatttgataaaatagCTGTAAAATTCTTACCTTTCTGTTTTACTCTTCACTTCACCGAAACAACATGTCTGGTTTCTAGGATCGAATGCAAGCGTCCCAGGATTACAACATCGTTTTCCTGTCTTGATTGCTCCTCTATGAATTTCATTGTTGCAGCAGAGGTCAAGTTGTGTGTCATAGCTCCCCTTCTCGCAAAAAGAATTGGCCTTTTCCCATCCCACACAAGaataaaagaaagcattttttttgCAACAACTGGCGTGATTAGGTGAAGTCTTCTCTATTATGATGCCATTTTCGCAACAGAGATGCGTTGTTGAATAGTACAAATGGTTACCACAACAATGTAAACGTAATTTATAGTTAAGAGTGTATATGGTACCTGCAATGaaacattaaaatgtaaaacagaattcagatttcatgaaaaaaacccacaggatttttaaaagtttaatgctACTTGTATTCAACATTACAAGAAAATGCGTTTGGTGAGTCTTGTGCATACCAGTACAACATTTTTGCAGTCCCTTTGTCATTGCCCTCTCACCACAGCATTCTTGGTGGGCTGGATCATATGTACCTTTACCACAACATTGACGTCGTCCAAAAGAGGGGAACACTTGATTCTTGCAGCACAGTTCTTGTGAGGAATTGTACAATCCTATATGTAACCAAACCAACTTTAGCTTTGGaactttatgaaaattattctgTTTATCATTAAGTTatccaggtacatgtatattcatgttataaaatgataacacttcagatttaaagataattataaGCTGTAAGAAATGTTGTACTTACCTGTTCCACAACATTGACCATTCTTGGGCTGAATTATCTTTTTACCAGATCCCCTACAACACTGTTTAGTCCTTTTATCATACATTTCCGATCCACAGCATCGAAAGCTTCGTTCGGACGATGAAATATTCCACAGAGTGTTAAACAGAGTTCCATTACAGTAGTCGTGTCCTAATGGAACAACTTTGTCCCTAACGCATCGTGAATGGGTCCTATTGAATGGTGTTGCTTGGTTGCAGCAACCATCATTCTTCGTGTAGTTGTTCCCACAGCATGCCATGCCTAAACAGTAATCGTTCAAGGTTTAACTGACATGTGATATtgatgcatatgttgaataaatattttactttcaagTCAAATAAATAAGTTCTTGGGTTTACATCAATTGGTGGGGTGCATATCAAGATTTTGtatacctctgtgaatatttcctatgtaaatttacaatgaataaacatgcaATTCTATCTAACCGTGAAATAGTTTTTGTGCTACAtgtatctgcccatggtgaatattTATCGAAACTATTCACCAGCGGCATTCGATTTCcctcggttttttttttaactcggAACATATCTGACGTAATCCGATCGCTTCATTAAATTCAAAGTACGAAAActctaatttttttatcatcatgAAATTCTTCATCGCCGACAAATAAAGATTTCttcggtataataaaatacctATTTACTGGCTATGAGGACGATAGccagtttattgtcccccttgactgcaactatttcccttggcttcgcctcgtgaaatagttgctgtccttgggggacaataaactggCTATCGTCCTCATAGCCAGTAAATAGGTATGTGTAGAGGTGGGTGTCCTCTGAATATGGATGAGACCTTAAACAGCTAACCAAGGTCAATTGACATGGCTGATTGAGTTCATTCAAAATCAACTACTTCCACTTGCAGTACGCATATACGAAACTGAGAGTGTGCTCGAAACCAGCAATGGAGCACACTAGTATTAGAAATCAGAAAGCATGGccaaaataaagattttttttttcatttaccttAAATTATACATCATTAAGCTAGTGGGATAGTTGTTTTGTGATCGGAGGGGTTATATTCCTATATGATACTAGAGTATGATATCACtgtccaaaaatatttttgctgtACTAAATTATAGGGAACCAGACACGAATCgagataaaacatttatttttatgccctcttcgaagaagggagggtatattgctttgctgctgtctgtcggtcggtctgtTGGTCGAttggtcggtcggtccaccagtagtttccgtttattttctttgcaaaaataaaatttggtatacaggtttatcatgataatatctaggtcaagttcgataattggtacgatcgagcaattttcgacagagttattgctcttggacgtagaaaaaatccagttatttagtttctgctcattttcttcgcagaggatgaacatattgaaatgaaatttagtatacaggtttatcatgaaaatatctAGGTCAGGTTTCATATTGGGTACGgttgagcaattttcgacagagttattgctcttggacatagaaaaattccagttatttgcagtttccgctcatctTCATTacagagggtgcacatattgaCATGAAATTtcgtatacaggtttatctaaataatatctagttcaagtttgattttgggaaTGATCTAATTTTTGACAGAggtatgccccttggacttagaaaaaatccagttactgtggaatcatttaatttcttgggggccaattttcgtggattgcctAAATTTTACATGTccatggggacgtaatttcgtgtattctcttaaacatacaaagaaaatataactttattaccctaatttattaattcgtggaggatgttaattcgtggttgagaggtacccacgaattccacgaaaattgagctaccacgaaatctaatgattccacagtatttgtggttaacgttcattttctttgtgggtgtttccaagggagggggcataagtgtttcacaaacatctcttgtttaatttgtatctggatttttgtatattttgaatgattcatcgaaatttgaatgttaaaagtcAAGTTACACGCGAGgttcagagaaaaaaaagtcgttattatgtaatcaaagctccagtcttatatttgtttacaaatagaGATGATTTCATCGGCaacaaaaagcaaaatttaattaaaacttatactaataaaacacaaatataaataataacagGACtctagctttgtttacaaaacaaagaatacaAACCCCTGTAACTTGCTTGTAACCTGCTTGTAACTCGATTTTTGACTTTTAAATGTTGACAAAGCTTTAAAAACTTCCATTTTGACTATTCTAGACAACAAATTTTGACCTCATATCGTgttcaagtccctttaaaacaTAAGAAAGTATGATAAACAGGGTTAAGctcagatacatgtaaaaaaaaaacaggagaAGAAATATCAGAGTATGGATTGTTAATGGGGGAcagatatttaaattatttttagtttttggaaattttgCGACAGTTTTGATTTATCTTTACCTTGCGTGTTACttctttttatctttcaaaacaAGTCTACTCTTACAAcataaccattttttaaatcagtgaAATTCATCGCATCCGTTGGGACAAaactaagaattttttttggtgtttcAGATAAAATGACCTGTTGATTCTTTGTAACAGGAcccaagaaattaaaaaaattaaaagtatgtTGACAGCTACCTGAACTACCTGTGAAAACTTTCATGTATATTGTAATTTGATTCCGTAAATGCCAATCAATAAAACGTTATTTCTGAGGTCGGAAATTCCCGATaaaatgcattgtaaataaagaCAAATAATGCTGCTCCCTTTTTCTGTTTCTCTAtcgctctctctctcaaaaaaaacaaaacaaagcacaattttaaaaaacccattcATAACAAACTTACCACCACTTTGATCcactaaaaaaatgtttatcccACAACATATCTGTTCTTTTCCTTCGTTTTCTCCACTTTGAACGTATTTCTCATGTAAAGTATTAGACTCGCAACAAATTTTATCTGAAGTTCGGTAAATGACATCTACAAAGTAAGTTGCAAAATTATATCGAATTAGATCGGTTACATATCAAATAACGAATATCATTCTCAGGTGTTTTCAATACGTATCTCAACCTttgaattctctctctctctctctctctctctctctctctctctctctctctctctctctctttctctctctctctcattctctctctctcttacctcCACAACAACTTATTTCCTTATTTCGACCATACAATGTTCCGTTGCAGCAAAATTTTGTCTCCCGATCGTAATATTGATGTCTGCAGATGTCAGCAATTACTATAAAAGGGGAAGGAAAAAATATGTGATCTGACTCGGGTAAATCAATAAAACACCCCCAGGAATCTAAAATGAtcatgtcattttaaaatgttcaaataattaaaaattaataaggCTTTACTAATGCACTACGCATATGCACTTGGATCAAAATTGAATGAATTGATATAACTTTTGATATATTCAATCATCGAACTGTATTTCTGTAATTGGTTGACATAACACAATATTTGAATAAGGGAAGataattcaaaaagaaataacaaaagaataatttgattttatagcCCTGTGCTTTTAAACACACCATTCTGAGAGTTATGTATAGAGttgaaaaaatcataatttaattcCTAAAATTTCGTCTATCTGTTTTTAAACTAAaggttcaaattcaaattttcccaaatattattttaaacgaaaaaaattattagacaAACCTCTATTGCTTCCATAAATGACAAAGAAAACAATGCAAATATTAAATGCGACTCCCATTAGTTTTTCGttgtatgtattcatacgcgatCAATTACAAGGTATTTGTTTTTCTAAATCAACTTTTATACGTTGATGTATATCTAAAAATAGATAAgggtttttattcatttcaaggGGGGAATTTCCTGTTTTGCATGGCACATGTAGCTAAAATACTTTAGTCATTTTAATGGTGTCACTATACATGTTTTGTCATTTCTCACCAGGGCTGGCTACTCATGATCAATCGTCCAGCTATTCTTCAGTAGATAATAGTAATAATATAAGGTAATATTCTTCATGGATAAaagataaaagtacatgtacgcCCCCTCCCCTCGAACCCTGTTTTACTTGAATGACGAAATGTTGTTATTAGCATAAAGAGAagtcatatacatatacaaacaGCTAGAATTCGAAGTTGCGTTAAATTCGTTTGTACACGTGCCTTTTTACATAAGGCCTTTATATTTTGTTTCCCCTTTAATGCAGACTACTATAATAATTTGATTTCTGCgcgcagtaaaaaaaaatatcttgaaacAATTCATGATAGTATTGCTTTCAACTTAAAGTTTGTCTAAATACATGAACATatgtaaaatattcaataaattaaagaatCGTTCACTATTGCAAAATTGTTACAAAGTGGAATTCCATTTAAAGATATTCTTAAGTTTATTTTCTGTTCTTGAAGGCCACCAGTTCGAATTCAAAAACggcagaaattttaatatacattccTCTATTACATGTGAAAGTTCTAATCTAATCTACGTTATAACATGTGCAGGATGTGGAGAAAACTATATTGGTCAAACCGGGGATACCCTCAGACATCGAATGACCGTCCACCGACAACAAATTCGTGAAACAAAATACCAGTGCACGGCTGTTAGCGGACATCTCAGAAACTGTGCCAAGAACATTTTTCTGAACTTTACAGTGTGTCCtatctataaattttataagATAACAACCGAAAAAGAGcttgaaacaaaagaaaaacatttcatttcattatataaaccaaaactgaatgtattataattatgaaggtttgtatatattttatgtttttcttgtacaattatagcgagcgcagctcgccggcgcgcagcgccggctagcgaagcgagctctaagaaccagtgtgcgcgggaaaaagaacaagctaaacctacagttcatcaaacaaaattttttgtctacgtcccataatgctctctaatgttttcacccgtggtgctatgccaaaaatggccgacttttaactcgtaatttacggtgacttaaagtttgaagacacgttttgagtaccgcatatgctttggcgagactcaacagatttgttacatgcttccataccttcgtattgagtcgagaaacgtaaacaaagacgaacaaagtcatggatgacgtcacagtgcactcgcgccaTATTTCctgcgataaatttagaggtggatcaaacatctgtaatgagtgtactggctatttcagtatagtctgcgatacctgcctccttgacatatgatttgtttttaatcttttttaatatagagattttatatatgtatcctagcaagagccatactttactgtcatatcgatccatttttaagctaattgtgcatgcatgtacagtaggcaggtaagtatgtGAGTAGGggggaaataaacaataggacattttgaactaaataaaaaaggaataaaatgaaacaataaacaggtaaaaaaaaatatgtagatactgcctatagtcagaccattaaatttaaaagtgggaaattacacacctacaaacaggtaacggtctctctctctctcttctctctctctctctctctctctctctctctctctctctctctctctctctctctctctctctctctctctctctctctctctctctctctctctctctctctctctctctctctctctctctctctctctctctctctctctctctctctctctctctctctctctctctctctctctgtaggGGGTTGCGCTCTATGTATCatgaccattaaaattagtacctttggcatactcattgtagagcaatactctcaaaaaaaatttgacgttcgttgatacctaaataaaactataagttgacaatgatgcaaggtatgtgtaattcttgctgcgctcgccagaacggtagcaccgtaaaacatattagaatatttgaatatattatatgtttttcCCGTACTATTACAAAACGcttatactatgacgtcataatgaactcTGAAAAGCGCAACATATACTTGAtgttatatgacgtcacaatgatcatttgaaatgtatgtaCTTATGTATCTATGGTGATTGTTCAAAACTcctgaagattataatgaaaccggtagagttttgaatcggctttctggttttttttatgtggattaactttactcattttggattatatatatatatatatatatatatatatatatatatatatatatatatatatatatatatatatatatatatgtgtgtgtgtgtgtgtgtgtgtgtgtgtgtgtgtgtgtgtgtgtgtgtgtgtgtgtgtgtgtgtgtgtgtgtgtgtgtgtgtgtgtgtgtgtgtgtgtgtgtgtgtgtgcaacCTTCAAGTAACATACAAAACCTAGCACTTCcaataataattcataatttcCATTTTTACGGAAAACATACGTATATGTAATTCATGGATATCAATGTACTACAAAGGAGAGAAGAGATTGCACCAAATCTGAGATCCATTCTCTGAGTagcattaaattaattaattcatctcttcttttttatttactattttcCTGATAAATAacaagtgttttttttaatttgagtctCTTTGAATCTGGATTCGAGCACAACAATGAAAAATCACATGTGGGGATGTAAAGGAGAATCCTTGCTGTGGAATGGTGGCGGCGGCGTTGAACTGGTAGGCACCTCCTTCGGTGGTGGTGGGGGCTAAACTTGGGTCCTCCTCCTGACAgagaaatcaaattttaaacataagtttttacaatttttaatgcAACAAAATTTACAATCCACAATAAGCATTAGTTCATCCCCCTCCCCACCTaccctttacttttttttaatagaaaataattGAGCATAATTATTATAAGTGCTTAACAAATTCATTACTATTATTACTATGTTATAAAAGTTAGACTTGTAAAATTGCTCCTCTTCGATTAGACAATACAAGATCAACAACATCACATACAAGTTCATCGGAACTTTTAAGACCATCAACATTTAATTCCTTGGTTAACATTGCGCATTTCAcacttttataattaaatgaatacaatagAATTGCTCTTGTGCGCTTGCAaattccgggggggggggggaatccgGATTTAGAACCGCATTTTAAATACTCGTCAGTAAAACGCTTGACTTTAATAAAGAACGTTATTGCAAACATTGCGATGATTCAGagtaaattttaacaaaatgaaaatctcGGGTGTGATAAGGCAAGCTGCACTCTTAGCCATCGATTGAGTAAAAATTCCTCTAATCAATATTACTTCataataagcagcatgatgtcatattttactcaagAAACCTGTCATTTTAAACTATATTTCTTGTCCAAAGAAACTACAGGCACATTTCATTAGAAtttcttctaactgaatatatctttgaTCTCTCAATATTGCGTATCATATCCATTGACGACATCACAAACATGTTTAATAGTTAAGATcaatgtcgggagacaaatcatcggaatgcagtgcTAATAAATCAAAGACCGATACATTCTCTGCAAGGTAACagtttttttgctttaaaacatCGCTTtttccggtttttttttaaaggaattacatatagttataataaaagaaaaaataccgCATCCTGTTTCATgtaataaagagaaaaatttgCCAATGCACAACAgcatttgtttttgaaaatattggttGGAGCACCAAGAGATTGATTTTTATGGCCCAAATAGAAACATATAAGAGAGGATAGTTTTATTAAGTCTCATTGTAATACGTTTGATTTAATTACTAAAAAGTATCATTAACTTCACAAATCTTTTTAGCTGCAatacaaaaatcatttcaaaaaatttcacACAGCGTTAAGTATGgattgaaatttgaaaactcCCAAGACCCCGGAAAAAATCCTATCCGTTTAATATTTAAGCGCCTCACCTCTCCAGAGAACCACACTTTCAACGATTTCAAGGGCTGCCTTGTAAACGTGCTCATTTTCGTGGTTTTGGAGATTCCTCGATCATCACGCACACAATGTACTGCTGGGTCAACTTCTACGCCGCctacaaataaacacaaaaaagaaaCTGAAAAGGGGTTTTTTTCT from Magallana gigas chromosome 9, xbMagGiga1.1, whole genome shotgun sequence includes these protein-coding regions:
- the LOC105330649 gene encoding uncharacterized protein gives rise to the protein MNTYNEKLMGVAFNICIVFFVIYGSNRVIADICRHQYYDRETKFCCNGTLYGRNKEISCCGDVIYRTSDKICCESNTLHEKYVQSGENEGKEQICCGINIFLVDQSGGMACCGNNYTKNDGCCNQATPFNRTHSRCVRDKVVPLGHDYCNGTLFNTLWNISSSERSFRCCGSEMYDKRTKQCCRGSGKKIIQPKNGQCCGTGLYNSSQELCCKNQVFPSFGRRQCCGKGTYDPAHQECCGERAMTKGLQKCCTGTIYTLNYKLRLHCCGNHLYYSTTHLCCENGIIIEKTSPNHASCCKKNAFFYSCVGWEKANSFCEKGSYDTQLDLCCNNEIHRGAIKTGKRCCNPGTLAFDPRNQTCCFGEVKSKTESCSSPTSLPARTKMDRQTSGVCSLCSQSAPQRKRFINSIADVCRTNGYRLTIENLTKVSNFSSKLQISLLDVTVKANIYNSTYRPNKIEQHTLLIPSNCTNMEKFRRKPFLLLTDIVFHSSQNIFHLGDSDLIFPSGRKAEQIVKRRFKSCSSYIVRNIQKIKTERRNATFLYTLEKKRKKGTSSVSGNGQCWETSEYNPLSYNIDSAVKNTI